A genomic window from Caldicellulosiruptor kronotskyensis 2002 includes:
- a CDS encoding DUF6364 family protein produces MRKYQNITLSLPKELIQKIKHIAVERNTSISALLTSLLEELVNREESYQKIYLQHLKLLEEGFDLGTGGAITWRREDLYERK; encoded by the coding sequence ATGCGTAAGTATCAGAATATTACTTTGTCTCTTCCTAAGGAACTTATTCAAAAGATAAAACATATTGCTGTTGAAAGGAATACATCTATTTCTGCGCTGCTTACAAGCTTGTTAGAAGAGCTTGTAAATAGAGAGGAATCATATCAAAAGATTTATCTACAGCATCTTAAGCTTTTAGAAGAAGGATTTGACCTTGGAACAGGTGGAGCAATCACGTGGAGGAGAGAAGATTTATATGAAAGAAAGTAA
- a CDS encoding PIN domain-containing protein: MKESNYQFVDTNILVYAYDKSAGEKHVVAKQIVEKLWKERNGALSTQVLQEFFVVVTKKVKNPISFDTAFQIISDLKLWKVATIEVEDILEAIKLSQRYKISFWDALILCSAISLGCSVVWSEDLNSGQYFGKIKVVNPFLSLSTW, translated from the coding sequence ATGAAAGAAAGTAACTATCAATTTGTTGACACAAATATTTTGGTCTATGCTTATGATAAATCTGCAGGTGAAAAGCACGTAGTAGCTAAACAAATTGTGGAGAAACTTTGGAAAGAAAGAAATGGCGCGCTGAGCACTCAAGTTCTTCAAGAATTTTTTGTTGTTGTTACAAAAAAAGTTAAAAATCCTATAAGTTTTGATACTGCTTTTCAAATCATATCAGACTTAAAGTTATGGAAGGTAGCCACAATTGAAGTAGAAGATATTTTAGAAGCCATCAAGCTCTCACAAAGATATAAAATCTCTTTTTGGGATGCTTTGATACTTTGTAGCGCTATCAGTTTGGGATGTTCGGTAGTATGGAGTGAAGATTTAAATTCTGGTCAGTATTTTGGTAAAATAAAAGTAGTAAATCCATTTTTGTCTTTAAGCACATGGTGA